From the genome of Desulfovibrio sp. JY:
CGGCACGGCCGGCGCCGGAGTGGCATCGGGCTTGGTGGCGGGCGGCGTATCGGTGTCCAATGCCGGCGCGCCGGACTTCCCGGGATCGCTCCCGCCCTTGTCGCTGGGGGGCGGCGTGTCCGGGCCGGGACCGGGCGCGGGGGCCCCGGTGTCCGGGACTGGTTGCGGTGCGGGGTCCGCAGTCGGCAGGGTCGGCCCGCCGCTGCCGATGTCCCCGGGTACGGTCGAAATCAGATCGGGCATCGTCATATCTCCTGTGGGTTGGGTTAACGGCCGTGACGGGCCTGGAATCGCTCGAAGACCTCGCGCGTTACCGGCCCCATGTCCGCCATCATGGAGCGGGCGCGCTTGGCGGCCTCGTCCTCGCCGTGGTCCTTGTGGCGGATGCCGGCGGCGCGCATGGCCCGGGCCAGGGCCTGACGGTCGGACGGATTGGCCAGATACGCCTTGACCTCGGGGCGGGTGTCCTCAGGATCAAAACCGACCGTGCAGGACTCCACCCACTCCGCATCGCTGCGGTGGGTGCCCCGGCTGGAAATGATGCGGTGCGCCGGCGCGTGACAGTCCGGACACGCGGCGAAAAACTGCTCCATGGGCGCGATGAGCTCGGTCACGCGGCCACACGCCGGGCACGCGAAATCATAAAGCGGCATTGATGCCTCCCTCGGGGCCGCTCGGGGGCGGCGTTACGGGTTGGGGTTCCTCGATCGGGGACGTGGGGGCCGGCGGTGTCTCGGTAGCAGCAGCCGCACGTGCCTTGGCTTCGGTCTCGACTGCCCGGCGGCCGGCCTCGGCGCTATCCATGTCTATTTTATGCCGGTGGGACTCGGACTCGCGCTTGATCTCGCCGACGGCTTTGACCATGCCCAGCCTGTGGACTTCCTGGTCATGTTGCATCTTTTGGGCGACGTCAGCGGACTCGCGCTGTTCACGGCTGCCGGCCAGGGCCGTTTCCGTTTCCAGCTTCGCGGCCTCGGCCAGCTTGCGGCGGGTGTCGGCCTGGGTATTTTCGATCTCGGCCTGCCCCTTCTGCGCTTCGATGGCCTGAGCTTGGGCGGCGGCCTGCTCTTCGGGGCTCGGCCCCTGGGGCTGGCCCTGGCCGGCCGGGAGCGCCGGCTTGATCTCGCCGGACTCCACGGCCTTGGCCACGTCCTTCGGGTCCATTGTCGCAACCTGTGCGGCCTGGTCAGCGGCTTCGGCGGGGAGGATGCCGGCGGCAACGAGGTTCTGGATCACCTGCCCGGCCGGGCCTGCGGCCATGCGGGCGGCCACCTCGCGGGCGTTGGGGTATTCGAGCTTTTCCAGGAGGTCTTGCCGGTCGATGGCCTGCTCTTTATAGAGCTCCAGGGCCTCTTCGCGCTGCTGGATCTTGCTGACCGGCATGGTAGAGCCGTTGACGACGGTCAGGCGGGCCGGGACGCGCATCATCTGCCCGTTGATGCTCATCGGCGTAGTGCGGCCGTCGGCGTCGGAAAAGCTGATCCAGCGTTCCTCGGTGTACCAGTTCTGCACGTGGCTCAAGAACATGCGCCCACGGTCACGGATGAGCTTGGAGTAATGCCGAATCTTGCCGGCCATCATCGTGGAGGCCTGTTCGATGAGCGCAGCCAAAGCCTTGTAGGCGATGACGGACTGGCCCGGGGTGTCGCCCCGCTCCAGGTCGAACGTGGCGGCTATTTGCAGCAATAATTCCTTGTAGATGCCCATGACGGCCTGGATGTCGGCCGTGTTGTTCGGAAACTCCATGTACCGGATGGACTGGGACAACGCGGCCGAAACCGGGTTGATGATGCCCATCCGGTTGCTGAACGCCTCATTGGGCACGCCGGAGTCACGGGGATTGATGATCTTCGGCCGGGCCGCCTGGTCCTTGTGGTAGGTGATCTGGGACAGGCACTTGTTGATTTCCATCTGAAGGGAAGCCAACTGGTCGAAGTCGGAGGAACCCCACGGGCTTGCTGGATCGATGTTCGAGACGGCCAGGGAAAACGGGAACTTGTCGTACAGCCACGTCTTGGCCGCTTCGACGGCATCCATGGTCGGGTTGATGCTCGGGTTGGGCCGGTCGGCCAACACCAGCGTCCCGGCGTTGCACACGGTCACGCAGCGGATTTTCCCGGGGTAGAGGTCGCCTCCCTTGCCCTGGGTGTAGTCCTTAGCCCAGCACTCAATAACGAGGACACGGTCCTGTTGCCCATTGGACTGATTCGAGGCCGGACCCGAAAAAAAGGAGCGCACGGCCCCGGCGAAGCGCATAAGGAGACCGGATGCGGCGGAGCCGGTCACCACCTCGTTGCGGGTGTCGTTGACCTGCTCCAAGATTTGGGCGTCAGCCGTGATCTTGTCGGCGAAGTCGGGCCAGCGTCGGCGTGCCTCCCGGATGTCCATGGACTGGAAGTGCAGAACGGCGTTGGCCTTTTGGATGTCCCGGGTGTCCACGGGGTGCATCCCAAAATACCAAGGCTCGATGACGACGGTTTCAACCTCGCCTATTCCCTCAAGCTCTGGGTCGAAGACCACCTTTTCCACGGTCACGCCGTATGTCTCGCCGTTGATGACGGATTGCTCGAAGACGGGCTGCTGCTCCTGCTCCGCCCACCAGTAATCGGCCAGCCGGCCGATGGTCTGGAAAACGTCCTCATCGCCCTCCGGCCCAACCCGGAAGACGTTAAACGTCGGGTTGTTGTTGGTCAGGGTGTTGACCGTGCGGGTGCGGTGCAGGTGCAGCAGGTTGGCTGTGGTCAGAGGCACGCCGGCCTGCCTGGCCGTGCGCTCCCAATGCACTCCCTGGCCGAGGCGGTAGTTGCGGTTCCATCGCGCCGGCAGGCTCTTGCTCTCCCGGTCGGCCATGCAGTCGAGGAAAAGCCCGAGGACCACCTTTCCGACGTCCTTGGGCTGGTCAGCCGGGGGGAGGATATTGGGCGACGTGTCGGCCATGGACTACCGCCTGCCCTTGCGCTTGGTCTTGGTCGGCACCGTGGCCGGCGTGACCGGGTGCGCTTGTGCCGCCGGGGGCTCCTGCCGAACCGCCTCGCGCGCCGCCTCGGCCGCCTCCCACTCCCTGGCCAGCTGCTCCGAGTCGTGGACATAGGGTGCCGGCGGCGGCGTCTCCAGGCCCCGACCGACGATCCAGTAGCCGTCCGAGGTCAACAGGCGGTCAGGGCGCAGCAGGTCGGGCGCGCTCACGTCCCAGCCCATGGCCCGCTTGCGGCAGAGGGGGCAAAGCAGGAACTCCCAGGACGCGGCCGGGTCGAAGGGCGGCGCGAACCCGGGCCCGAGAGGTCCGAACATGGCGCCGGTCAGCGGCATGGCCAGAGACTCGGGCTCGAACGTGCCGAGCTGGGTGCCGCACATCTCGCACACAAGGACCATGCTCATGCGTCACCTCCAGGCTCTTGGGCCTTGGCCCACGGATCATCATCGGGGAGCAACGAGGCGGCCGTAGGCTTGGGCTGGCGGGCTGTGGCCTGGAACATGGGCCGTCCCGCGCTCTCCCGGCCAAGACGCCAACCGAGCATGAGCGCCCCCACGAGGAGCACCACGAGGCCCAGGGCCATGGCTACGAACTGCCAGAGCGGCAGAGGAATCACGGTCACGAAAACACCTCCGTGAGGGCGTCGAAATCGGGGATTGTGGGCAGGAGCTCGCCGGGAGCCGGCGTGTGCGCGCCACGGGCAGCATCGTCCCAGGGATCGCTGTAGGCCTGGCCCGGGACGGTCACGAGGTCCCGAGGAGGCTGGACCATATCCAGGCCCTCCAGGGCGCGACCAAGGGCCGCCATAAGCGGGAACTGTGCGGGATCGGGGAGGACTCCGCCGCGCCATGAGGCCGTGAACCGCGTGCCCTCAGCCATGATGCCGGGCATGTCCCCGGTGAAGAGGGATTCGGACGGGCCTACGGCGTCGAAAATGCGCTGGCAGTAGGTCGGCCAGCGGTCGGGCTGTTCCCATGCGAGGTCCGTCAGAAGCAGCAGCCGCCCGGCGTCACGGCAGCATCGGCCGGCCAAGGAGTAGATGGGCTCCGGCTCGTAAGACCCGAACCAGCGGCCCGGGGCGTCGAGTGCCCATGTGTCGGAGAACCGAAAGTAGCGGTTCACGAGCTCGAAAAGATTGTCGTGCACCACCTCCGCCAGCGCATGGTAGGTGCGCCGGTCGCCCGGGGCCCATCGCAGACCCAAGACCACCAGCGCACCCGGTGCGGGATGGGTCGGCCAGGCGAGACCACCGGCGATGGCCGCGTAATCGACTCCGGTGACGACGTCTCGCCAGACCGATGCAGGCGGGACCGCGAGCGTGGTGGTCCCCTCGATCCGGTCGATTTCGCGGTTCGAGGGGCCTACGTCGCGGCCGGGAATGTGGATTTGATGGACACGTGTGGGCATGCCGACCACGGTAGCCCACGTATTGGGCCGTGATGGTCAGCGATGGCGTGGTGACGGGCAGCGCATGAAGAAACTACCTTGACATGGTTTCGCGTTCTTGGCCGTGCTGGCGAGCGAGCCGGGCGCGAAGCCAATCCTCGATCATTCCGGGCGTGACGGTAGGCTTTCCTTTGACGTACTGGACAGGGAACCCCTCATCGCGCATCAGGGCTTTGATTGTATTCACGGAATAACCGGCATGTGCCGTGATGTCTTTCCATCCTGTCAGCATTTCCCTTTTCTCCCCATCCAACATCGCATGGAGGCCTTTAACTCTTCATTTTCCTTTTTGAGCTTTCTGTTTTCTCTGGACATCTTGTCGTTTCTCTTTGTTTCTTTTTTGATAAACTCAAAAGCCTTTGCGACTTCTGTTTTGTACTGCTCGTTTATTACTTCCAACCGTTTAAGTCTTTTATTATCAAGCTGCACCATGAATAAATCTTTGGCGGCCTGCTCTCCGTATATATCAATACCAAATGGATATTCAGAATCATTATTTTCATCTTTAGACGAATCAATATACTTAAGACATAAAATTTCAAGACTGTTTATAGATTTATTCAAATTCTTCTTTGTCGATGCCAATTCGCTTGTTTCGCAACGTTTTATGCTCTCTCTAAGTCTTATGACGATGCAGCTTACGTCAACTATTGCATCGCGCAACTTGTTCTTTTCAATCATTTTAGCTGTCATATTTATCTCTATTTGTGGCATTGATCACAGGTATCGTTTCAATATCTCCGCAGAATGGGCACTTCCCCACCCCGATCAACCCCATCAGATAGCCCGATACAGAGAACACCGTGCCGCACCCGACGCACTGGCGATACGTTTTGTCCGAGACGAAACAGATGGTCCCGTCCTCGGCCACGTTGGCGTAGACGCCGAGGCCGGCCAGACGCATTGCTGTCGTCGTGCTGTCGCTCATGATTTCCGCCCCCAATTTGCCCCGGCCGTCAGGCCGTCGCCTGCCGGAGCACGCAGCATGCAGACGTGGCACGCCTCGTCGTAGATGTGATCCTCGCCCGTGGTGTCGATGTCTTCGACGTTCAGGGGATCGATTTGCAGCAAAGGTATGGTGCGGATGAACTGCTCGCAGGACTCGTAGACCAGGAGCATGGGCGCGCTATCGTCTTTGGGCAGCATCAACCGTTCCCGGAAACGGCGGATTTTGGTCACGCGCGAAGGGTCGCCCGGGGTCAGGTCAACCCCCTCCTTGGCGAACTCCTCGGCCGTGCTCGGGCCTTGGCCGCCGCCGCGGTAATCGGGCTTCTTGGAAAAGCAGTCTGGCCCGGCCAAGCGGACAATGGGCCGCCCCTTCAGGCCCCATCGCTCCTCCCGCTGCAGGATGCCCTTGGCAATCTCGGAATCAACGAGGCGCATGCCCTGGTTGGGCGTGCCATTCCAGCCGTACCACTCCCCGAACCGGTAAAGCCGGCCGTCGGCATCCTCCCACCACCAGCCCAGGGCGAACGGGGCGCCATAGCCCCAGTCGAACGTCATGTAGAGGGGCGCATGCTCGGGGATGGGCATGGGTTTAACGACGTGCCGGGCCCGGCTGAACTCGAAGGCCTGGCCAATGAAGATGTCCCAATTCCCGTCTTTGTAGGCCGTGCGGTACGGCTCCGGGAGGGCATCCAGGCGCGCCAGATAGCCCGGGTCACGCTGCATCAGGATCGGGTTGTCCTGGAGCAGCCCGGGGATGTAGGTGCGCAGCATGCCGCCCTCTTCCTGGGCGGCCATTTTGAGCTGCATCGGCTTGACGAAATCCACCCATCGCCGCTTTGCGAAGGCATGCCCTACGCCACCAGGGTTCGAGGCGCAGACGATGCCGGGGATCTTGTGGCGGTACCGCTCGGGGATGACCAGGGCGCAGCGCAGACGGCCGCGCAGGTAGTCGTACTGGAACTCCGTGAACGTGGTCAGCTCATCGATGAGTAGCAGGTGGATTTCCGCCCCCTGGAACGCGAAAACGTCCTGCTCATACTGGCAGGAGGCAAAGAAAAGCTTGGAGCCGTTGACGAAGTCCCACCGCTTGGCCTGGCTCTTGAACGTGCCGACGCCCATCGGAAAATGGGCCTGGGACGGAAGGATGTGGTTTTTCTCGAGCTCGGGGAACGTGCGGCGGAACAGGTAGACGTTCAGACCCGGGATGCGCATGCACCAGTGTAGGCCCTCCATACGCAGAGCGTGGCTTTTGCCCGGGCCGGCGGCCCCGCCGTACAGGATCTCATTGGCTGGGCTGGCGTGGAGCGCAGCTTGCTTCGGCAAAGGGCGGTATTCGGCCTGGACGTTCATTCCTGGCCGTCCTGGGAGCCCTGGCCATCCTCCACCGGGGGCTTGAACTCATCCGGCAGTGGGGCAGGCTCGGGGCACATGCTTACAAAGTTCAGGACGGCCGCGCCCGGGCCCTTGTCCTTCTCGAACAGGCCCAGGTGACGGCCGGCCAGTTCCAGGGCCTTCACCTTGTCGTGCATCTTGACCTTGCGGGAGCCCCCGAACTGCGTGGTGGTCTCGCTGACCTCGGAAATGGCCGCGGCCGTGGCGTCGTCGATCTCGGCAGACTCCTTGATCGTGACACCTTTACCCCCGAACACCGTCACCTTGCGGATGTCGGAGAAAGCAAGCCGGGCAAGCTCCTGAAGGACGGCGTCGGCCGTGATCTTGGTCCGCTCGGACCGCTCGGCCATGGCCGTCTCGATCGCGTCGGAAACTGACGTTTTCTGAAGGAGGTCGTGACCGATCCGATAGGCGGTCTTCTGGCTGTAACCAGCGCGAATAGCAGCTTGCGTAGCGTTGAGGTCCACAATGTACTCCTCAACGAAACGCTGCTGCTTCTTGTTCAGACCGCCGCTTTTCCCACCCATCACGTACACCTCTCCCCCGAAGCAAAGAAAAAAAGCCCTGATCCTGCCTGTGCCGTATGCCTCGCGAAATATCGGACCTGCCGCGCTTCACCCGAGGATCATTGACTTCTATCCCGGGGCTTAACGCTCGGATTCCCCCGGTCGGGCTCTGTGCCCATTGCAAGGCGTCCGTTTATCCGTTCGCCCGGGGCTTACGTGGCATGCCCGGGCATATCGGCGGCCGGGGGTTGGTCCCGACGATCCGGGACAGCCGCCGCGAGGTTTTGGCGTTGCTGCTACGGTCGGGGAGTGCCGACCCACCCCATCCGCATGGCGACCCACGCAACGATGGCGACGGCGCCCCATTCCAGTATCTTGACCACCACCACCGACCGCATTTTGAGCGCACCGGACATGGCACGGTGCTGCTCGGCATGCTCCTCCGGAGTAAGACTGCACTTCGCACAGCATGCGGCCTGCTGACCGCACTTCCCGTCCTGGAGCTTCTCGGCCAGGGCGTCGGCCAGCCGTTCGACATCCAGGTCACTCATGCGACGCCCCCAACTTCGACAGATTCGCAATCGGCCGTGTAGGCGGCCAAAGTCACCTCATGCCCAAGCGCCTGCCGCAGTTCTCCGGGGGTCATGGCCTCGGCCCTGGGCGACATCACGCCAGCCATGGTCAGCAGGTATTGCGCCGTCTCGGAGCAGAACCCGCGTTTCATGTTGAGCGCGACTCTGCGGCGGGCATTCCGGAGTAAGGACGGGTAGTCATAGCCGACACGGGCCCCGAGGAGCCGCAACGCCATGGCTGTGACGGCCCGTTGCTGCATGCGGGACAGGTCCGGCATCTGGATGTGCACGAGGCCGTTATAATTGCTGATACGGCGCGACATGCGGGTCAGCGTCGGCCCGTGCTCCAATGCCTCGATGAGAAAGACCGTGTCCGCGCAGTCGGCGAGGCGCAGCACCATGGCCGTGTGCGATCCGCCCGGGGCGAAAAAGCGAATGGCCCGGGACAGCACGTCCGAGCCTTCGAAGGTCACGACATGACCGGAAACAAGCTTGGGCCGCACGGTGGGATACGTCTGCAGGTCCATCACGCCTTGCCCCCTTTGAGCGCAACGGCCATGCTCCATGCCTTGCTGAAAAGCTCCCGGGCCGCATCCAGGTCGCCGCCGTGGGCCAGCCGGGAAATGTCCGTGATGGTGGCGGTCAGCTCGGACAAAGAGTCAGCCCCCACGCCCATGGCGCGCAGGGCCACGACGCAGGACCACAGCCAGGAAACGCCCGATTTGATGCGCTCGGGCAGCGTGGACGTGGATTCGGGGACCTCGAGCCTATCCGGCCCGAGGCCGGCGGAGGATGGACCGGCCCCGGACGTGGACAGGTTGGCACATGCGGCCATGGTCAGAGCGGAGACAATGAGCAGAGCGAAGAGCGCCTTACGCATTGGGCTTGCCCTCCACGATCGAGCCGGGACGACGAGCGAGCCCCCACGTAATCAGGCCCATAACGAGCAGCGCCGCGAGAGTACCGGCATCTTCGAAGTGGTAGAGATGGTCGAAAAACCACAAGTCCACCTTCAAGCGGACGTTCCCCACCAGCATCGTGAAAAGGCCGGTTGCACCATAGGCGGCCGGAGACTTGCCGAGGCGTTTGGAGATGTCGGAAATCAGAGCCCCAAGGCCCGGTACACCCGCTCCCACTTGGCCGCCCACCGGTCCGCTGTCGGATTGCTGAAACCGCAATCCTTCAGCCTGCACCACACGTGGCGCGGGTTGAACAGGTGCTGCATTAACGACCTCAACCGCTTCAGGAGGGAAAATTTTGACACCGCGCACCACCTCCGGGAGTTTGCCGGTGCGCATGGCGTCGGCGTTGCGTTGCGCGCGCTCCGGGTCCTGTCTGGCCCACCGGGACGCCATGATGCCCTGGGCCGCCCCTTCCCAATCGCCGGCCTGGACCATGGCGATGGTGTTCTTGAAGGCGAGGGCACCGTTGACGCCAAGCTGGTAGAACGACGAGAGGACGACGGCTTCCCGTGTGCCATCGAGCTTTTCGCGCCAGGCCGGGAAGCGGCTGTCGAGAACGGCAATGATGTCCGCGAGTTCGTCCAGAAGCATGACCTGGGCTTTCTCGCGGTCCCATTCCCAGTTTTTGAATTCGTCGTTGGAGATGCCATGCGCTTCGAGATTGAACCCATATCCGATGGTCCAATGCCCAGCGGGACACTTGTAGGGCTTGTCCCTGTACCCCTCCTCGGCCTTGAGCAGGGACACCCCGAGCGGAAAATCCCTGAGGATGTCGGCATGATCCATGGCTGCCCTCCCTCGCCCGAGTCTGGGCGGATGGGTCAGCCTACCCCCGGTTTTTTGGGGAGTTCAGGATTGACCAACATTGGCCATCCGGGGGCCATCATTGACCAACATTTGGGTATTGACAGGATCTAGCCCTACCGACATCAGGGCGAAACAAGAGGAGGGAAACGAATGTCTGAGGCAGAATTGAAAGCTTATGTGTTCAACTGCTTGGAACAATTCGGCGAAGAGGAAGGGAGGCGAATCCTACTTCGAAAACTGGAAACAGACCGTGAGTTCGAAGAGGCGGCCACCCGTTATGGCCTGAGACTGGGGGCAACCGTTGCCGAATCCTGGGGCGCCACTAAGCAATGATTGGGGCATCGGGCGTCGCGCTGTCGCTCCAACCAAGCGTCAAGATCGACTGGCCGAGCGCGCCAGGTCCCCTTCCCCGCCCCACTTTTCCAGGCCGGCAGGCCAAGACGGTCGACCAACATCGGGATGTCGTGGCGATTCTCGCCGATGGCAGCGGCTATTTCAGCTGCACCGATAAGAAGTAGCTTCACGCCCTACCCCCGGTACTCCTCTACTTCCCAGGCCCCTTTGACATGTCTGGCTCTTCATAGGGTGGCCCGCCACGCACCGCGTTTATGGTCTCGGGTGGGGCGGGCCATTTTTTATGTCTTGTTTACGCAGCCGGGGTGGGAATCACATTGTCCACGCAGCCGGAGGCCACGGCTTCGGCGGCTGTGATGCCAAGCCGGGCCAGCGCGCTATTGGGCGCGATCATCCACTTGTACAGGTAGCGTTCGGAGACGACGCCATCGTCGTTTTTCACGTCCACAATCTTGGTGCCGGCTTCGGCCGGAGCCGTGGCGTTGATGTCAAGCTTCCCCTGCAACACCCAGTTGTAGCGTTCATCCAGCAGGGTCTGCAGTTTGGCGAGCATGGCGGGCTTGGTGGCCGGATCGGCCAGCAAGTGCAGGACATCCTGACGCGAATTGATGATTTTCGGAAAACCTTTCATGGGGAGACTCCTCGTTGGTTGTGGTCAATTGGGGCTGTAAAAAAAGGACTCTCTGCCTCCGGCGGCCGGGAGGGGGTAACCCCCTCCCGGACCCTCCCAAACGCCCCCGAAAACGGGACATCCCGAGAGCCTGCTTGCCTTTCGGGCAAGGGGGGCCGGGGGGTATTATGCCCCCCGGCGGGTCCAGGGCAGCGCCCTGGCCTAGTCGGCTGTGGTCCTGTTGTTTGCACCGCCTCGCGCGCCGTATCTCGGATCCAAAAACAGCGGGCTTGTCGACCAAACCGAACTCCGAGAGCCGCAAGACACCCCATGGAACCAAGCGCCACCAAAAAACACACGGTTCGGGGCTTGGTAATGATGTCCGGCCACATGCGCATCGTTGCTGTCATACGCATTGACCCAGGCAGCGGCGGAGGCGCCCCCCCCTGCTTCCGTTCCCCACTGCCAGAGGTTGCCACAGCAGTCTTCGCAACCGACATGGGAAATCATGCGGATACCGGCCGTATCAGACTGGGCACCTGTGGTGCCGGGGTCGGCCGAGCCAGCAATATTGGTGCCCTGGTTGCTGCCCAGGCTGGCGGCCACAAACTCCGTTTGCGTCAGCATCCGTTTCTTGGTCGCGCCAAACCATTGCGAAAACTTATACCAATGGAAGATAGGCGAAGAGGCCCCATCCGCACAGGTGGCGTTGTAGGCCGACACCAACGTATCGCCCGCAACCGACGTCAGGTAGATGTCCACCCACTTGTCGATGCCCTCCACGTAGACCATGCCTTCAGGAGCGGAGACGGGGCGGTGTTTCAGATCCCAGACAGAGGCCGGCAGAATATCGCCGGTCAGGTAGTCGCTCAGGGCATGGTCGGCAATGGTGCCGACGGACAGACACAGACAATGGAAGCCGCCGATCTTGCGCGAAGTCGTCGGCGTATAGCCGGTCGGATAGGTCGCGTTGGCCGAGACAAGGAACTTCAGATCGCCGGAGTTGTAGCAGGCGTAGACGTAGAAATCCTTGCCGGCCCGGTTGGCGGCCACGGTGTAATCGGTCTCGGAGGTCGTGTCCCAGGTCGCAGCCAGGGAAAGATCCAAGGCCTGTTGGGTCCCCGTATACAGTCCAAAACCACCCACATTGACGAGCAGCTGCTCGGGCGAAAGCAGGGTGTAGCGGTCAGCAGGCACGGCCATCGGTTTGGCCGCCCAGACGCTATCCCGGTCATACTGGCCCGGGGTCACCACAAAAGTGGGCGTGGGAGGCGTGACGGGCTGATCCGTGCCGCTGACGCAATGGCCGTCGTTGGCATAACAGGTCACGGTAGGCACACTGCCGGCCGCGCCTTTGACCGCTTTGAAAATGCGCATGCTGGTCGGGCTGGACGCGCCGCCGCCCTGGCCTTCGACGTCGGTTTCCGCCCCTGTGACCAGCGTAAACGCGCAGGTCGTGGTGCGGCCAAGGGGCGTGATGTTGCCGTCCGTGGTGCAGGTGGCCGGGACCAGAGCGCCGCAATCGGAGGCGACGCCCACCCGCAAAAACACCGTCGCATGATCCGGAATCACAAAGGTGCGCGACTGGTCGTGGGTATCAAAAACCACCCCGCCGACGGCAAAAACGACATTGTCGCACAGGGTGACCTGATCCGCCGCGGCCACGACCGGCATGGTGTACCCGGTCGTATGGATCAGCGGATAGTGATGCAGGACGTGCAGATCGATAAGAGCCTGGGACAGGCAGGCGTCATCCTCTTCCAGCCGGTCCAGGGTCAGCGGGTTGTGCAGATTGCCGACGCCAAACGCCGGAAGATTCTTTTTGATCCAGCCAGGGGTGCCACTTTTAATAACGCTTCCCATGTGCCAAAATCCTTGGGTTGTAGGTTGAGGCTTCCCAGTCTCAGCTCCCTAACGGGCAAGCCAAGTGAATACGGCCGAAGCGTAACCCCAAGGAAAGGGCATTCTCTAATTTGCGGTCTGGTGCGGTCTGGTGAGGCTTAGAATGGCAAGAAAGGCTATTGACAGGTTTTTGTTTTTCCTGGTTACGCACAATCCTCAGCCAGTTTGAGCAGTCTGTAAGGCATGGGCGGCGTCCGCAAGGAGACCCAGGCCAACCGCGTGAGCATTGTCGCCAAGTCATAACGGCGATTGAATCGATATCCGAACGAGGCCAGATAGCGCGACACATGTTTGCCTCTCACGGCACGATATGTTCCCAATAATGCTGACTTCACATTGCCAAGCATGGTGTTGACCCACTTAAATACTGAGTCCTGCACAGCCTTGCGGCCACTGTCTTGAACGGGTTCGTGCCGACAGCCCGCAGCCTGGACCTCGGAAAAACATGGCAACCGGTCCGTCACCACCAATGTCCCGGAACGCAAGATTTTCTGAGATGCCCGCTGCACCTCATTACGCCGAAAACCTTTGACTCG
Proteins encoded in this window:
- a CDS encoding zinc ribbon domain-containing protein is translated as MPLYDFACPACGRVTELIAPMEQFFAACPDCHAPAHRIISSRGTHRSDAEWVESCTVGFDPEDTRPEVKAYLANPSDRQALARAMRAAGIRHKDHGEDEAAKRARSMMADMGPVTREVFERFQARHGR
- a CDS encoding terminase family protein yields the protein MNVQAEYRPLPKQAALHASPANEILYGGAAGPGKSHALRMEGLHWCMRIPGLNVYLFRRTFPELEKNHILPSQAHFPMGVGTFKSQAKRWDFVNGSKLFFASCQYEQDVFAFQGAEIHLLLIDELTTFTEFQYDYLRGRLRCALVIPERYRHKIPGIVCASNPGGVGHAFAKRRWVDFVKPMQLKMAAQEEGGMLRTYIPGLLQDNPILMQRDPGYLARLDALPEPYRTAYKDGNWDIFIGQAFEFSRARHVVKPMPIPEHAPLYMTFDWGYGAPFALGWWWEDADGRLYRFGEWYGWNGTPNQGMRLVDSEIAKGILQREERWGLKGRPIVRLAGPDCFSKKPDYRGGGQGPSTAEEFAKEGVDLTPGDPSRVTKIRRFRERLMLPKDDSAPMLLVYESCEQFIRTIPLLQIDPLNVEDIDTTGEDHIYDEACHVCMLRAPAGDGLTAGANWGRKS
- a CDS encoding terminase small subunit, whose product is MGGKSGGLNKKQQRFVEEYIVDLNATQAAIRAGYSQKTAYRIGHDLLQKTSVSDAIETAMAERSERTKITADAVLQELARLAFSDIRKVTVFGGKGVTIKESAEIDDATAAAISEVSETTTQFGGSRKVKMHDKVKALELAGRHLGLFEKDKGPGAAVLNFVSMCPEPAPLPDEFKPPVEDGQGSQDGQE
- a CDS encoding glycoside hydrolase family protein, with amino-acid sequence MDHADILRDFPLGVSLLKAEEGYRDKPYKCPAGHWTIGYGFNLEAHGISNDEFKNWEWDREKAQVMLLDELADIIAVLDSRFPAWREKLDGTREAVVLSSFYQLGVNGALAFKNTIAMVQAGDWEGAAQGIMASRWARQDPERAQRNADAMRTGKLPEVVRGVKIFPPEAVEVVNAAPVQPAPRVVQAEGLRFQQSDSGPVGGQVGAGVPGLGALISDISKRLGKSPAAYGATGLFTMLVGNVRLKVDLWFFDHLYHFEDAGTLAALLVMGLITWGLARRPGSIVEGKPNA